A genomic stretch from Malus domestica chromosome 15, GDT2T_hap1 includes:
- the LOC103402420 gene encoding large ribosomal subunit protein uL3y isoform X2 gives MSHRKFEHPRHGSLGFLPRKRAARHRGKELHKKETCEAVTVIETPPMVVVGVVGYVKTPRGLRSLDTVWAQHLSEEVKRRFYKNWCKSKKKAFSKYSKKYESEDGKKDIQAQLEKMKKYCTVIRVLAHTQIRKMKGLKQKKAHLMEIQVNGGDIAKKVDYAYSMFEKQVPVDAVFQKDEMIDIIGVTKGKGYEGVVTRWGVTRLPRKTHRGLRKVACIGAWHPARVSFTVARAGQNGYHHRTEMNKKIYKLGKADQESHSAMTEFDRTEKDITPMGGFPHYGEVKQDYLLMKGCCVGPKKRVVTLRQTLLKQTSRVALEDIKLKFIDTSSKFGHGRFQTTQEKARYYGRLKA, from the exons ATGTCTCATCGTAAGTTTGAGCACCCAAGACATGGCTCTTTGGGGTTTCTTCCAAGGAAAAGAGCAGCCCGCCACAGAGGAAAAg AGCTACACAAGAAAGAAACATGTGAAGCAGTTACAGTTATTGAAACACCACCAATGGTGGTTGTTGGTGttgttggttatgtgaagaCACCTCGTGGTCTCCGTTCCTTGGACACAGTTTGGGCCCAGCATCTGAGTGAGGAGGTGAAGAGGCGATTCTACAAGAACTGGTGCAAGTCAAAAAAGAAAGCATTCAGCAAGTACTCAAAAAAGTATGAGAGCGAAGATGGGAAAAAAGACATCCAGGCTCAGttggagaaaatgaagaaatattGCACTGTGATTCGTGTTTTAGCCCACACCCAG ATTAGGAAAATGAAGGGATTGAAGCAGAAGAAAGCCCATCTGATGGAGATTCAAGTGAATGGTGGGGACATTGCAAAGAAGGTTGACTATGCTTATAGCATGTTTGAGAAGCAGGTTCCTGTTGATGCTGTTTTCCAGAAAGATGAGATGATTGACATTATTGGGGTTACTAAGGGGAAGGGTTATGAGGGTGTGGTGACTCGATGGGGCGTCACCCGTCTTCCACGTAAGACCCATCGTGGTCTACGTAAAGTAGCCTGTATTGGTGCCTGGCATCCAGCTAGGGTGTCGTTTACTGTTGCCAGGGCTGGGCAGAATGGTTACCACCATCGTACTGAGATGAACAAGAAGATTTACAAGCTCGGAAAGGCTGATCAAGAGTCGCACTCTGCAATGACTGAATTTGACAG GACTGAGAAGGATATTACCCCGATGGGAGGTTTCCCACACTACGGTGAAGTGAAGCAGGATTACCTTCTAATGAAAGGCTGCTGCGTGGGTCCTAAAAAGCGCGTTGTTACTTTGAGGCAGACGCTTCTGAAGCAAACATCTAGGGTTGCTCTGGAGGACATTAAGCTCAAGTTCATTGATACATCGTCCAAATTTGGTCACGGTCGCTTCCAGACTACCCAAGAGAAGGCGAGGTACTACGGGCGGCTCAAGGCTTAA
- the LOC103402420 gene encoding large ribosomal subunit protein uL3y isoform X1, whose product MSHRKFEHPRHGSLGFLPRKRAARHRGKVKAFPKDDPTKTPRLTAFLGYKAGMTHIVRDVEKPGSKLHKKETCEAVTVIETPPMVVVGVVGYVKTPRGLRSLDTVWAQHLSEEVKRRFYKNWCKSKKKAFSKYSKKYESEDGKKDIQAQLEKMKKYCTVIRVLAHTQIRKMKGLKQKKAHLMEIQVNGGDIAKKVDYAYSMFEKQVPVDAVFQKDEMIDIIGVTKGKGYEGVVTRWGVTRLPRKTHRGLRKVACIGAWHPARVSFTVARAGQNGYHHRTEMNKKIYKLGKADQESHSAMTEFDRTEKDITPMGGFPHYGEVKQDYLLMKGCCVGPKKRVVTLRQTLLKQTSRVALEDIKLKFIDTSSKFGHGRFQTTQEKARYYGRLKA is encoded by the exons ATGTCTCATCGTAAGTTTGAGCACCCAAGACATGGCTCTTTGGGGTTTCTTCCAAGGAAAAGAGCAGCCCGCCACAGAGGAAAAg TGAAAGCCTTCCCCAAAGATGATCCAACAAAAACTCCCAGATTGACTGCTTTCCTGGGATACAAAGCTGGAATGACCCATATTGTGAGAGATGTTGAAAAACCCGGGTCAA AGCTACACAAGAAAGAAACATGTGAAGCAGTTACAGTTATTGAAACACCACCAATGGTGGTTGTTGGTGttgttggttatgtgaagaCACCTCGTGGTCTCCGTTCCTTGGACACAGTTTGGGCCCAGCATCTGAGTGAGGAGGTGAAGAGGCGATTCTACAAGAACTGGTGCAAGTCAAAAAAGAAAGCATTCAGCAAGTACTCAAAAAAGTATGAGAGCGAAGATGGGAAAAAAGACATCCAGGCTCAGttggagaaaatgaagaaatattGCACTGTGATTCGTGTTTTAGCCCACACCCAG ATTAGGAAAATGAAGGGATTGAAGCAGAAGAAAGCCCATCTGATGGAGATTCAAGTGAATGGTGGGGACATTGCAAAGAAGGTTGACTATGCTTATAGCATGTTTGAGAAGCAGGTTCCTGTTGATGCTGTTTTCCAGAAAGATGAGATGATTGACATTATTGGGGTTACTAAGGGGAAGGGTTATGAGGGTGTGGTGACTCGATGGGGCGTCACCCGTCTTCCACGTAAGACCCATCGTGGTCTACGTAAAGTAGCCTGTATTGGTGCCTGGCATCCAGCTAGGGTGTCGTTTACTGTTGCCAGGGCTGGGCAGAATGGTTACCACCATCGTACTGAGATGAACAAGAAGATTTACAAGCTCGGAAAGGCTGATCAAGAGTCGCACTCTGCAATGACTGAATTTGACAG GACTGAGAAGGATATTACCCCGATGGGAGGTTTCCCACACTACGGTGAAGTGAAGCAGGATTACCTTCTAATGAAAGGCTGCTGCGTGGGTCCTAAAAAGCGCGTTGTTACTTTGAGGCAGACGCTTCTGAAGCAAACATCTAGGGTTGCTCTGGAGGACATTAAGCTCAAGTTCATTGATACATCGTCCAAATTTGGTCACGGTCGCTTCCAGACTACCCAAGAGAAGGCGAGGTACTACGGGCGGCTCAAGGCTTAA
- the LOC103402421 gene encoding uncharacterized protein, with amino-acid sequence MNETGSERPKPWNIYYTSSDPSSSQSGIDRQVQWKGSGTSSMSAISYGFVATAILISMFLIMAIFEHLFKPSPNSFSTPQALTHHASPESGHFDKHGRIIPQTVSTSYAPDFSVVMPGEQCPTYIAQPAPLPRCSREGIYWPSHEHNKFVLPR; translated from the exons ATGAACGAGACTGGTTCTGAAAGACCAAAGCCATGGAACATATACTACACAAGTTCAGacccttcttcttctcaatCAGGAATTGATCGACAAGTGCAATGGAAGGGCTCCGGGACATCGAGCATGAGTGCCATTTCTTACGGTTTTGTAGCCACGGCTATCTTGATTTCCATGTTTCTTATCATGGCTATCTTTGAACATTTGTTTAAGCCAAGTCCTAATTCTTTTTCCACGCCTCAAGCTCTCACTCATCATGCATCTCCCGAGTCCGGACATTTTGACAAGCATGGAAGAATTATTCCACAAACA GTTTCAACGTCGTATGCGCCAGATTTCTCAGTAGTGATGCCGGGAGAGCAGTGTCCGACCTACATTGCACAACCAGCTCCTCTGCCGAGGTGCTCCAGGGAAGGGATTTATTGGCCTTCCCATGAACATAATAAATTTGTACTTCCTCGTTAG